A genomic region of Oryza glaberrima chromosome 1, OglaRS2, whole genome shotgun sequence contains the following coding sequences:
- the LOC127756268 gene encoding homeobox protein knotted-1-like 1, whose translation MEDLYSIHPGISRVGGAASEASGVGVVVGGGGGSSSSDLTELMKAQIAGHPRYPTLLSAYIECRKVGAPPEVASLLEEIGRERRAGGGGGGAGQIGVDPELDEFMEAYCRVLVRYKEELSRPFDEAASFLSSIQTQLSNLCSGATSPPATTATHSDEMVGSSDEDQCSGETDMLDIGQEQSSRLADHELKEMLLKKYSGCLSRLRSEFLKKRKKGKLPKDARSALLEWWNTHYRWPYPTEEDKLRLAARTGLDPKQINNWFINQRKRHWKPSDGMRFALMEGVAGGSSGTTLYFDTGTIGP comes from the exons ATGGAGGATCTGTACAGCATCCACCCGGGGATCTCgcgggtcggcggcgcggcgagcgaggCGTCTGGcgtgggcgtcgtcgtcggcggcggcggcgggtcgtcgtcgtcggatcTGACGGAGCTCATGAAGGCTCAGATCGCCGGTCACCCGCGCTACCCGACCCTCCTCTCCGCCTACATCGAGTGTCGCAAG GTGGGAGCGCCTCCGGAGGTGGCGTCGCTGCTGGAGGAGATAGGCCGGGAgaggcgcgccggcggcggcggcggcggcgccgggcagATCGGCGTCGACCCCGAGCTCGACGAGTTCATG GAGGCGTACTGCCGGGTGCTGGTGCGCTACAAGGAGGAGCTGTCCCGGCCGTTCGACGAGGCGGCGTCTTTCCTCAGCAGCATCCAGACGCAGCTCAGCAACCTCTGCAgcggcgccacctcgccgccggccaccaccgccacgcaCTCCG ATGAAATGGTGGGGTCCTCCGACGAAGACCAGTGCTCGGGGGAGACTGATATGCTAGATATAGGGCAAGAGCAAAGCTCCCGCTTAGCTGACCACGAACTCAAGGAAATGCTTCTGAAGAAGTACAGTGGCTGCCTCAGCCGGCTCCGGTCCGAGTTCCTGAAGAAGCGGAAGAAAGGGAAGCTACCAAAGGACGCACGGTCGGCACTGCTTGAATGGTGGAACACACACTACCGCTGGCCATATCCCACG GAAGAAGATAAGCTGAGGCTTGCAGCGAGGACAGGTCTTGACCCAAAGCAGATCAACAATTGGTTCATCAACCAGAGGAAGAGGCACTGGAAGCCATCGGACGGGATGCGGTTCGCCCTCATGGAGGGCGTGGCGGGTGGATCGTCCGGGACGACGCTCTACTTCGACACTGGCACAATTGGACCATGA